GCACTGGGTGCTGAGGTGATCATCTTGTTCTGATACTGGTCCTTGCATTCCATTGGCAATTTGGGACATGCATCACATGTATAATAAGTTTAGGCTAACAGGTTTAGTTTTCCATGTGTCAATATAAACaacttatttttacttattaggcatcctataaatagaaatatattGGTACTTTAACTGAACATTTTAAAAAGAGTGTTTACTGAAGCATCAATTAGACAATTAGAGAAGATTTCCATTGTCTAGCCTGCACCTCTCCTAAGTCCTAACAGCTTCAAGTCATCTACAACATATCTAGAAACATTGATTGGACTAGATTATTgttatgttatttaaaataatctaTTCCTTTGTTGTCTATGGTAATCAGATTTCTAGAATATAACTTGGTCCGCCAGCCACAACCTCTTCCCCAAAAAAGCTTATCTTGTACAACACTTTTCTTcagtaataaattaataaaaacaacaacATTATGAGATGAAAGGAAACACGATTCAGCTACATCTATACAATACATCCATTAGTAATTTTAGTACTAAACAACACAATCAATCAAATGGCAGGCAATAGAAATGCTATAATCAAACTCATTGcaaaatattaacattttttttccatcagaGTACTTACCAGGGATCAGAAgactttcttggcaaccaaaacAAGCTCTAGAAGACCTTTGATGCGGATTATTTAAAAGTGAGAGAGACACCTCATCAAAAGGTGGTATTGGGAAGAGATGGTGATATGACCTTGCCAAATGAGGAGAAGAAACTAGTGTCAGCCCACAAATACGACATTCTGTAGGCAGGTCACACACACGTGCTTTGCATCTTGGACAAGTGTAGCCCCCACCAACTTTAGCCTCTTTATGGCATGAACATATTGAAATAACACCCTCTGCTGCTCTTTGAGGGAAACCCATCTTGATCAAATTAGCAATTGCAAATTCTGCTATTGCTGGTGGCGGGGGTGCATGCTCTAGTAGCAACTCTTTAAAGTGGGACTGCAGGAGAAGATATAACACAGATATATTTGTGATAAAGCAATATTAAATAAGCAAAAATGCAAATGAAAGCATTTGGAAGAATTTGAACACACTACTCTATAGCCTGACTAGGAATAAGATCCATTTCTATTCCTTCCCTTTGGGCTTCTTGTTCTGTCACTTTTAAGGAGTTCCACTTAATGTTATTCAACTAAGTTGGCTTTCAGTTTGTAACACATAGGGGGTGGATAACATTGTGAGGAGTTGTTCTCAGTTTTCTGTTATTTTGTGTTGTTCTCCTTGTATAGTGGAGTATACTCTACTTTTATCAGGTATTGTATGTTTGTGAGAAGGACCCCTCatccttctctctttcttgtatcaataaaatttatcttcGTTTCTGAACctaaccccccccccccaaaattGACTTTTAACATGACCAAATTTAGATAGCAGAGCTTGCAGAAAAATGCTATGAAAactcaatttaaataatttgaattccATGTGGGTTTCAATTAGTTGAATTCACCTCATCCAATGCAACAGAGTATGATCCACCAGTCTCTTGGCAGAGATGTctacatataaaaatttctGCAGAAAGGCCGATAACTGAACAACGTATTTTAGATTTCTTGCATTCCTGGATGGTCTCCATTATATCTCCTGGGTCGCAAGTACTGAGAGCTGAATATAAGATCAGAACTTCACGATGACCATATGATGGGATTTGATTTAGATACCCATGAACCAGATCTAGGGCATTCTGTAGGGAGGAATCACCAGAGCACTCCAACTTACCCATCAAAGCTTTAACATGGGAATCAGGACTACCACCAAGATCTGTTAAGCACTGAGCCAACCCATCCTTTATGGTCACCAGGCCAATTTGACTAAGTGGATTCTGGTCAAAGAACTCCCTAATGAAAGCCTCAATATGTTTTGCAACTACAGCCATTCGGCTAGGTTTAAAATCCATCTCTGAAGCTGCCTAAACATGTTTAAAGAAACCCAATGagcaacaaataaatcaaataaagaacATGGAGAAATTCCATAACTTTTAAACTCACAAATGCACTATCTAGCCTTTCCATAGGAAGATAATTCCTGAGCCATAAACcaggaaaataaaagagaatgacAGATCTGAATACAAATGAAGTTGATGGAACTACCAGTACATCATTCTGGGTGATAACCTGTGAGTACAAGCATGCAAGATGGTATTTACGACTCATGCAATCCACCCAGCAGATCGATAATAACATGTTATACTTATTAGGCTGCTTTTGATAATTTAATCCTACTAACACTTACctcaattttctctcaaaatgtCCTTGTAAAAAACCAATCAAATGAAGTGCAAAAAACACACAAAGACACAACATCAAGTTTCCATGTAAAGCACACATAGATTAGAAAAACCAATCAAATGAAATGCAAAAAACATACAACGACACAACATCAAGTTTCCATGTAAAGCACACATAGATTAGGCCACTAACTTCTGTGGTTTAAACACAACAATCAGACTTTGACAAACTACATCAATCAGCACGATACATGTTCAGTACTACTCACTCATATTATCTTCGCAGTGAAGGCAAGTTCCTTTGCAACTTATTATTCATCATTTGTTTACTAGAACAATCCAATACATATATAATTCCTTTTCCTTTGTGTCAATCCACTAAGTACCAAGTGACCCATCAAGAAGCAAATTCATTGCAGCATACAATTACATTCTGTAGTTCAAAAGGTGTTCAAGTGATGAATCAAATACCCTGGAGAGATCAACAACAATGTAGAGATAGCGAATGAGACCCTTTTGAATTCGAGCAGTGGTTGTGGAGGAATATAGGGAGCGAATGCGCCTTCGATACTGAGCGTGGTAAATGGTTTTGTTGTCAATGGGGCGAAGAAGTCCAGACTCATCCTCTTGCAGAGACTCCCATGATCTCTCATCAGCATAAGCTCTCTCCCATGCATCAAGGCCTCTTCCATTTCCCTcgtcttcatcttcttcctcctcctcttcttctccatccaatcttcttccttttccatCGTTGGTCTTCCGGTGTTCCATGTCATTCATGCTTTCCAACAACAAAAGATGCAATTAAAGGGAGCTGGAACAATATGGTTCTGTTAAGGGACTATACATGTGAAACaagagaataaaatttcttcatttattgGGAAGTATAGATCATTACAATGATATGCCCACTAATTGTTTGATGAGGCCACCAATGAACAAGTAGGTGGATAGACTACCCAATTATAGCTGGAAACTtgaaatattcaattttcttcTCAGCCTTTGGATTTTTGTACAATTAGGAACATTTCACCATGATTAATTAGATAATCATTATGATGTATCTGGATGATGTATTCGGATTTGGAACCAATAGATCTGAAATTCAACTATTTCAATTGGTTATGTAAACTGAATAATATCAAATTCAACATAGCCAGGGTTGTTCATCAAACAAGTTGTTGGTTTATCATTCACCAAAAGCTTGCATTCATCATCAAACAATAAAGTTGCAAGGGTTTTCATTGAACCGCCGGTATAAATCATCCAGGACTTAAACTATTGAAGATCCGGTCCAACAAAttaggaaaaacaaaaagcaatgATTTGATTacaaatatcaaaagaaaataaaatgatactGTACACAGTTGAAAATGCTTTGTGTGTAAAGctaaagaaagagaaggagatTAAGACACTGTCGAGGATCCAGAATACACACCATACTCAACCATGGATTTCAGCAATAATGCCTACATTAACGCCGAAGTGAAAAATCCACCAATgccttaaaaagaaaaactctgGATTATTTCACTAACTCACGGACAAAAAACTATCGTAGAGACTTTGCATTTCAATTTGGATGTGaattttatattactttttctacattttctaAGCAACCAAACGCTTTAAGCCAAGTTGAAAAGCGAAGGGAAATATAGAGAAGAGAGAAGATTATACCTGGTGTagatgaaaagtgaaaaccctAGAATGGAATGGATGAATGCGTAGGGTTTAGGCCGAGGCTTCACTTCTAAAACGCCTAATCACCTCAAATCTAGTTTTATTATTAtgcttttataaatttataatataatcattttacCTTCTCCTCTCTCTTTGGGCCTGTTTGTGCCTTatacatttgaaaatattatttaatttttttaataaaattattttttatacaaattattctaaaaataggGTACATATACTTTACCCTTTACCCTTTAACATATTTTAGGTTTTACTCTCTTATATTTAAAACCCAATACTTTGCTTTCCGAATTTATTAAAGACCGATATTTTGCCCTCAATTACAAACTCTTcgtaaaattataaaaggatCACCCTTTTTAGCACCTTGATTCAAACATTGGTTTAAATTTGGATAGaactaattttgaattaataacttTCAAGTGAAATTTCTCAAATACCTTTAAAATATAGTAGTtaccaattttgatttttgattttagATAAATGTTCGTAGAACtatttatgatttatatatCCTACTGCGAAGTTAAATAGCTTAGCTTTATTTCTTCACTTTAACAACTTATTTAccgattttttttaataagtttgagGAACAAAGTATTACTCTTTTAACAAATTTGGGAGGTTAAGTATTAACTTTTGAATGTGATGAAGTAAAATATGAAACAGGCCTAAGATTAAGAAGGTAAAGTGTATTTAGCTCTTATTTGTATCGTAAATGTAACAAATATGAatgttatgttattttaaaaatgagtacTACGTAGAAAATTTTcgggttttatatatataaacctatAAAAAGGTACATTATATCCTTGTATCAGGACATCCATGAATGGAATTAtgaaatggaacaaaatttcGAATCCATGATGTTTTATAATCTAGTAGATCCAGAAAAGATTTGTTTGGCTTTAAAGATGTCCATCAAAATGGATTATATTGAAATTAAGCAAGAAAGTAATGTCAAGTATTTTTGTATTGATTTTTTCTGGTTGAAAGTATGTcttaattagtaaaaaaaatatctacttGATCATCCAGGCTATatctcttcaaattgataaatggtagatTTTTCATTCGTTAtatacagagtatatatagagggtaatcaccattctaagaatgggaaagaatgatacaaggaaagaatgatataaggaaataacaactaatatcctaatatctcaactttcctaatatctcaatattcataatatctcaactttcctaatatctaaacattcctaatatctcaacactaaatgatataaggaaagaatgatataaggaaaacattcctaatatctcaacactccccctcaagttggtgcatataTGTCACACATGCctaacttgtctaaaaattttgagaacacttgacttgagacagctttggtaaggatatcggtcaattgatcttctgatcgaatcttaggcaattccacaatcttatcatcaaacttttccttaatgaagaatctatccacctcgacatgctttgtacgatcatgttgtattggattatgagcaatgtcacatgcagCTTTTTTAACATTTCGatgacttagatctttcatttcgaattctctagatagataattttgcagaacttttctttcttcaggatcatttcctgtaactaccatgtcatccacatatacgatgagtgtcgtaatcttaccatgttgctttttcaggaacaaagtgtgatctgaattactttgacgatagccaaaagctctcattgactttgtgaaccttccaaaccatgctctcgaggattgcttcaacccatacaatgacttcttcaatttgcacaccttctgacattgcttttctgacaccatgcatcctggtggaagattcatatatacttcttcagataactcgccatgcagaaaagcatttttcacatcgaattaTTGTAATGgtcaatctaggtttgcagttaaagacagtaatactcgaactgtgttgatcttagctacaggtgcaaatgtctctgtgtagtcaattccataagtttgagtgtaccctttt
The sequence above is drawn from the Vitis riparia cultivar Riparia Gloire de Montpellier isolate 1030 chromosome 6, EGFV_Vit.rip_1.0, whole genome shotgun sequence genome and encodes:
- the LOC117915928 gene encoding general transcription factor IIH subunit 2, with the protein product MNDMEHRKTNDGKGRRLDGEEEEEEEDEDEGNGRGLDAWERAYADERSWESLQEDESGLLRPIDNKTIYHAQYRRRIRSLYSSTTTARIQKGLIRYLYIVVDLSRAASEMDFKPSRMAVVAKHIEAFIREFFDQNPLSQIGLVTIKDGLAQCLTDLGGSPDSHVKALMGKLECSGDSSLQNALDLVHGYLNQIPSYGHREVLILYSALSTCDPGDIMETIQECKKSKIRCSVIGLSAEIFICRHLCQETGGSYSVALDESHFKELLLEHAPPPPAIAEFAIANLIKMGFPQRAAEGVISICSCHKEAKVGGGYTCPRCKARVCDLPTECRICGLTLVSSPHLARSYHHLFPIPPFDEVSLSLLNNPHQRSSRACFGCQESLLIPGNKPTLCVACPKCKQHFCLDCDIYIHESLHNCPGCESFRHSKIVSVTEE